One Loxodonta africana isolate mLoxAfr1 chromosome 15, mLoxAfr1.hap2, whole genome shotgun sequence genomic window carries:
- the FBXO48 gene encoding F-box only protein 48, with protein MQKHSKRYSNSRVADIDLNSVDTEEKKKESQNNFVELLPPEVTLNIFRRLDIQSLCRASMACRSWNDVIRNSDSLWKPHCLTVRAVCQREIDGDLESGYSWRVILLRNYQKSKVKHEWLSGRYSNICSSISLPEKIMYPMDADTWGEILEAELER; from the exons ATGCAGAAACACTCCAAGAGGTACAGTAATTCAAGAGTTGCTGACATAGACTTGAACTCTGTGGACACtgaggagaagaaaaaagagagtcaAAACAACTTTGTTGAGCTACTGCCTCCGGAAGTCACTTTGAACATTTTCCGCCGGCTAGACATTCAGAGTCTGTGCAGGGCTTCAATGGCGTGCAGGAGCTGGAATGACGTGATAAGAAACAGTGACTCCTTGTGGAAACCACACTGTTTGACTGTAAGAGCTGTGTGCCAAAGAGAAATAGACGGTGATCTAGAAAGCGGTTATTCCTGGAGG GTCATACTACTGAGGAATTACCAGAAGAGTAAAGTGAAGCATGAATGGCTCAGTGGCAGATATAGCAATATATGTTCTTCCATTAGCCTGCCAGAGAAAATCATGTACCCGATGGATGCAGATACGTGGGGGGAAATTCTGGAAGCAGAACTGGAAAgataa